In Edaphobacter aggregans, the sequence GAGTGAATGGCGATGGATCGTTTGCTGGGCTTATTGCTTCGGCTGTTGATGTGACGGACCAGAAGCTCGCCCAACAGTCGCTCGAAAAGATGAGCGGTCGGCTGATCGAGGCCCAGGAGCAGGAGCGCAGTCGCATCGCGCGAGAACTGCATGACGATATCTGTCAGAGGCTAGCGTTGTTGTCGCTGGAGATTGACGAGGTGCATGTTGCATCTGTGGACGCAAACACGACGGAAAGCCTGGAGCAGATCGGGAGACTCTGCAGAGAGATTGGGTCGGACGTTCAGGGCCTGTCGCATCAACTGCACTCATCGATCCTTGATTACCTTGGCGTGGCAAGCGCTGTTAAGGGATTTTGCGATGAAATGTCAAAGCAATATGACCTGCAAATCGAGTTCAGCGCGCGCGATGTGCCCAAACAGTTGCCCAAGGACATTTCTCTATGCCTCTTCCGCGTGGCTCAGGAAGCGCTACATAACGCGGTGAAGTACAGCGGGATAAGCGAGTTCACCGTGGAGTTGGTTGGCACCAGGGACGTAGTTCAGCTCATGGTCACGGATAGAGGCGCGGGGTTCGACCCCGAAGACGTGAGGCAGCATGGAGGTCTGGGGCTGGTAAGCATGCAAGAGCGGGTGCATCTGGTGCACGGGACTTTTTTGGTGGACTCGGCGCCCGGCGAGGGCACCAGAATTCTGGTTGCGGTGCCCCTTGGCGTCCCGGAACGGAAGTATGCGGAAGACGACTCCACCCAGGAGATCACGAGGACCCAGCTTTACTGACTTCATCTCGCAGTCAGACTCTTGGACGGGTGGCCCGCATCGAACATCCCACTAAAATCGGGCGCACCATATCTCGATTCTGAGACGTGGGCATTCGAGCGAAACTCGAACCGCTCTCTATATCGAGAACCGGAGCCATAAGGAGCAAACATCCTTCTTATTTCGTGCCTTCGGACACCTGCGTCACATCGTGGTCCTGGTCGATTTAAGTGCAGTCCACAAACCACACTTGCCACACAGTTCACCAGCAACTAACCACCAAAAACCACGAGCAAACCACCAAAATCCCAGCAAAATTGCCATTCCACCATCGCCAAAAATTCCCGCACTGTAACCTGAAAACCAAGCAGAAAAATGTCAGATCCCGAGATCCAAAACGACACCATCGTAGCCATCTCTACCCCACCCGGACGTGGAGGCATAGGCATCGTCCGTCTCTCCGGCCCCGAAGCCCGCGCCATCGCCGAACCCCTCCTTCGCCTCCGCAATCCCTTAGCACCCGCACAAGCCCGATATGCCGAAGTCATTGATACCATTGGCGAAACACTCGACGAAGCGGTCGTAACCTACTTCGCCGCCCCCGCCTCCTACACCACCGAAGACGTAGTAGAAATCGCCTCCCACGGCTCCCCCGTCCTCCTCGACTACCTCGTCCGCCAGTGCATCGCCCGCGGGGCCCGCCTCGCCGAACCCGGCGAATTCACCCAGCGAGCCTTCCTCGCCGGACGCCTCGATCTCACACAAGCAGAAGCAGTTAGCGATCTCATCGAAGCCAGCACCCTCCACCAGGCCCGCATAGCCGCCCAGCAATTAGGAGGCTCTCTCTCCCGCCAAATCGCCCCCATCAAAGACCAACTAATCACCCTGATCGCCGCCCTGGAAGCCGGTATAGACTTCGCCGAAGACGACATCGACACCCTCCCCGCCCAAGAAATCACCAATCAAATCAGCAAGATCCAAGCCCCCCTCACCGCCCTCGAACGCACCTTTTCCTATGGCCGCATAGTCCGCGACGGCTTCACCCTCGCCATCGTAGGCCGCCCCAACGCCGGCAAATCATCTCTTTTCAATCGCCTGATCGAGCGCGACCGAGCCATCGTCACCGCCACCCCCGGCACCACCCGCGACCTCGTCACCGAACGAGTCTCTCTAAACGGCATCCCGGTCGAATTAATCGACACCGCAGGCCTACGCCAATCCACCGACGAAGCCGAAACCATCGGCATCGCT encodes:
- the mnmE gene encoding tRNA uridine-5-carboxymethylaminomethyl(34) synthesis GTPase MnmE, encoding MSDPEIQNDTIVAISTPPGRGGIGIVRLSGPEARAIAEPLLRLRNPLAPAQARYAEVIDTIGETLDEAVVTYFAAPASYTTEDVVEIASHGSPVLLDYLVRQCIARGARLAEPGEFTQRAFLAGRLDLTQAEAVSDLIEASTLHQARIAAQQLGGSLSRQIAPIKDQLITLIAALEAGIDFAEDDIDTLPAQEITNQISKIQAPLTALERTFSYGRIVRDGFTLAIVGRPNAGKSSLFNRLIERDRAIVTATPGTTRDLVTERVSLNGIPVELIDTAGLRQSTDEAETIGIAKSREIMAEADVVLLVIDATAPPHPEDEATIASLTTRPLLIACNKSDLTTTSSSPKTSRPTIETSALTGSGILELRAAILSQISSTTPTAETALLTNLRQQQAVSAALTSFAQARQAAAAEIPHEMILLDLYESLRALDSLTGATTSDDILHLIFSKFCIGK